A stretch of Sulfurospirillum tamanense DNA encodes these proteins:
- the rhuM gene encoding RhuM family protein translates to MNHEPITPVILYEDASGEIALDVSLENETVWLSQKQMEVLFDKSKKTISEHISNVFKEGELEKSSVVRKFRTTAADGKKYDVMYYNLDVIISVGYRVKSKRGTAFRIWATKILREYIINGYATNQKRLQQKGLEELRQTLGLLQTTISGAELELGEAKGLLEVILNYGRTWTLLQGYDEDALHVNVQPKEAKFILDVKEAKAAIAQLKEELAQKGEATALFGREKAGEFEGMLRGIYQTFGGVDLIPSVEEKAANLLYYIIKGHPFTDGNKRIGAFMFILFLSKNNLLHKPNGELSINDNALVALALMTAKSDPKQKETIISLIVNMLCE, encoded by the coding sequence ATGAATCACGAACCAATCACCCCCGTTATTCTCTATGAAGATGCAAGTGGCGAAATAGCCCTAGATGTTTCTTTGGAAAACGAGACGGTATGGCTGAGCCAAAAGCAAATGGAAGTGCTTTTCGACAAAAGCAAAAAGACGATTTCCGAACACATAAGTAACGTTTTCAAAGAAGGTGAATTGGAAAAATCTTCAGTTGTCCGGAAATTCCGGACAACTGCTGCGGATGGCAAAAAGTATGATGTGATGTATTATAATCTTGATGTTATTATTTCTGTAGGCTATCGCGTTAAATCCAAACGAGGAACAGCGTTTCGAATTTGGGCAACTAAAATTTTAAGAGAATATATCATCAATGGCTATGCCACCAACCAAAAACGCTTGCAACAAAAAGGCTTAGAAGAGCTGCGCCAAACTCTTGGTTTATTGCAAACGACCATTTCGGGGGCTGAACTTGAACTGGGCGAAGCCAAGGGGCTTTTGGAGGTCATCCTAAACTACGGCCGCACGTGGACGCTGCTCCAAGGGTACGACGAGGATGCCTTACATGTAAACGTCCAGCCCAAAGAGGCGAAGTTTATCCTCGATGTCAAAGAGGCCAAGGCTGCCATCGCGCAGCTTAAAGAAGAACTTGCACAAAAAGGCGAGGCCACAGCGCTGTTTGGGCGCGAAAAAGCAGGCGAGTTTGAAGGAATGTTGCGCGGGATTTACCAAACCTTTGGCGGGGTGGATTTGATTCCCAGTGTGGAAGAAAAAGCGGCAAATCTGTTGTACTACATCATCAAAGGTCACCCGTTTACAGATGGCAACAAGCGCATTGGTGCGTTTATGTTCATCCTCTTTTTATCCAAAAATAACCTGCTCCACAAGCCAAACGGCGAGCTTAGCATCAACGACAACGCCCTTGTGGCCCTTGCGCTCATGACCGCCAAAAGCGACCCCAAACAAAAAGAAACCATCATCAGCCTCATCGTCAACATGCTGTGCGAATAG
- a CDS encoding DNA adenine methylase gives MTAPTLYPTKPFLKWVGGKRALVDEIIGRMPERFGAYFEPFVGGGALFFELKKRGMLEGKKAYLFDANKELINAYNVVKNTPTELLANLRVFEQNHCHDAYYEVRAMDREDPFTSLAPALRAARFIYLNKTCFNGLYRVNAKGFYNVPMGRYKNPAICDESLIYGASRALQDAEVLHVDFAKVLDFAKKGDFVYFDPPYYPLTPTSSFTSYNQDVFLEDEQKRLFDTFEKLAKKGLHAMLSNSDTEFIKELYKDYQIDFVEMNRFINSKSGGRGKIKEILIRK, from the coding sequence GTGACTGCTCCAACGCTGTATCCTACAAAACCATTTTTAAAATGGGTTGGTGGCAAACGTGCATTGGTGGATGAAATTATCGGGCGTATGCCTGAACGGTTCGGGGCTTATTTTGAGCCTTTTGTGGGCGGTGGAGCTTTGTTTTTTGAGCTGAAAAAACGTGGGATGTTGGAGGGAAAAAAAGCATATTTGTTTGATGCGAACAAAGAGCTCATCAACGCCTACAATGTCGTCAAAAATACTCCGACAGAACTCCTTGCCAACCTAAGGGTATTTGAACAAAACCATTGCCATGATGCCTATTATGAAGTCAGGGCGATGGATAGAGAGGACCCCTTTACCTCGCTAGCCCCAGCACTTCGTGCCGCACGGTTTATTTACCTCAACAAAACTTGTTTCAATGGACTTTACCGCGTCAATGCCAAGGGCTTTTACAATGTTCCTATGGGACGCTACAAAAACCCTGCTATTTGCGATGAGTCACTGATTTACGGCGCAAGCCGCGCGCTACAAGACGCAGAAGTCTTACATGTAGACTTTGCAAAAGTGCTAGATTTTGCCAAAAAAGGCGACTTTGTGTACTTTGATCCGCCTTATTATCCGCTCACACCCACGTCAAGTTTTACTTCTTACAATCAAGATGTTTTTTTGGAAGATGAGCAAAAAAGACTTTTTGATACCTTTGAAAAACTAGCCAAAAAAGGCTTACATGCAATGCTTTCAAATTCAGATACGGAGTTTATCAAGGAGCTTTATAAAGACTATCAAATAGACTTTGTTGAGATGAATCGGTTTATCAATAGTAAGAGTGGTGGGCGCGGGAAGATAAAAGAGATATTGATAAGGAAATAG
- a CDS encoding AAA family ATPase yields MYIKRVSIKNFRTLLDFEIELDEKFQIIAGANNSGKSNLLRALNIFFNEGFDEDSCFDKTKDLSYHIEKGTGSSSPTTIEVDLFLKDDEIRRIKNLDEYIIENNIIRTRGYYFGELEGWHHSNQDGT; encoded by the coding sequence ATGTATATCAAACGAGTAAGTATCAAAAACTTTAGAACATTACTAGACTTTGAAATAGAACTAGATGAAAAATTTCAAATAATTGCAGGTGCTAATAATTCTGGCAAAAGTAATTTATTAAGGGCTTTAAATATATTTTTTAATGAAGGTTTTGATGAAGATAGTTGTTTCGACAAAACAAAGGACTTATCATACCATATTGAAAAAGGCACTGGTTCGAGTTCTCCGACGACTATAGAAGTTGATTTATTTTTAAAAGATGACGAAATAAGAAGAATCAAAAATTTAGATGAATATATTATAGAAAATAATATTATAAGAACTAGAGGTTATTATTTTGGCGAACTAGAAGGATGGCATCATTCAAATCAAGATGGAACTT